Proteins from one Aulosira sp. FACHB-615 genomic window:
- a CDS encoding cysteine peptidase family C39 domain-containing protein, whose amino-acid sequence MNPASSFRVQGELKISKQKQSNILAAIIIKLLNLVVGDTDLAAEFIQLWTIQEFQLGDNLNRYTENTATADNSDFFYLVCQGKVRLLSFDETLGREVSPQLLLAEQTFGADHLFCDRPLSYRAIGASPGFVAQITIADLQVWLQRLPNLQKHWQKLAFERQALIFFKSYTELRSLNSASLQQFLPYIITSKIPAGASLNTATPANAGRFWLAGGTTSLLIGDSWGYPDVTSPDATAETDLLVYQLPIEQWELAQVFTSQNPQPKVSVIDHSAITQIPLPKPESSQAEISPVAEIDFPQQPKAKPRRKYPLILQQSSSDCGAACLAMISQYWGKRFRLNTLRNLAAIDCTGASLAGLATAAQTLGYTTLQVRASLTKLESQTNPWIAHWQGNHYIVVWQIQGDRILIADPAKGKKWLSRQDFEANWTGYALLLNPTANFHSRNSEKLSLRPYWQTLQRDRQLIQYIILVSLIMQVFGLATPLLTQVVLDQILLLKNFSTLNAFVLGFLCLGVWGIVLNAQRQYLLDYFASRIDVNLIGGFVKHTLQLPLQFFTTRQVEDILSRIPENLKIQQFFTRRAITSPIDAVMILVYFGVMANLNLRLTLLVVSGIIPVVMLIVGASSFLQQISREVLQTSASQNSATGEIITGIVTVKTAAAEASVQTYWQKQLLKMLKARLRGQKLANVLQMLRNLVSHIATTVVLWCGLQLVITGDMSLGKLVAFNMLMSNVIHPVLALVELWDELPAVFTALERVNDVLDSQPEENSQKPLQVMPTIRGEVQFENVFFRYHPDDQRHTLQNVSFHVKSGQTVGIIGQSGCGKSTLVNLLAGLYRPENGRILIDGIDISTVSPPSLRSQIGFVPQDNFLFSGTILENITLYNPDLHPEQAIAAAKLAEAHSFIRELPLGYNTPVGERGLRLSGGQKQKIAIARALISNPKILILDEATSSLDSESERCLYQKLAHLNQHHTTFIISHRLSSLRHTDHILVLNQGILVEQSTHQKLMATIGLD is encoded by the coding sequence ATGAACCCCGCTTCTTCGTTCAGAGTTCAGGGAGAACTAAAAATTAGTAAACAAAAGCAATCTAATATTTTAGCAGCAATCATTATTAAACTTTTGAACTTAGTTGTCGGGGATACAGATTTAGCCGCAGAGTTTATTCAGTTGTGGACAATTCAAGAGTTTCAACTAGGTGATAATTTAAATAGATACACTGAGAATACAGCTACAGCAGATAACAGCGATTTTTTTTACTTGGTATGTCAAGGTAAAGTGCGCTTGTTGAGTTTTGATGAGACTTTGGGCAGGGAAGTTTCTCCACAGTTGTTATTAGCAGAACAGACATTTGGCGCAGATCATTTGTTTTGCGATCGCCCTTTATCATACCGTGCCATCGGTGCAAGTCCGGGTTTTGTAGCCCAAATTACAATTGCCGATTTACAAGTGTGGTTACAACGCTTACCAAATCTCCAAAAGCACTGGCAAAAGTTAGCATTCGAGCGTCAAGCACTAATTTTCTTTAAAAGTTATACAGAATTGCGATCGCTCAACAGTGCAAGTTTACAGCAATTCTTACCTTATATAATTACTAGCAAAATTCCGGCTGGCGCATCTTTAAATACAGCCACACCAGCCAATGCGGGACGTTTTTGGTTAGCCGGGGGAACAACCTCACTCTTAATTGGTGATAGTTGGGGATATCCTGATGTGACATCTCCCGATGCAACTGCGGAGACAGATTTGTTAGTTTACCAGCTACCGATTGAACAGTGGGAATTAGCCCAAGTATTTACTAGTCAAAATCCACAACCAAAAGTATCAGTTATTGATCATTCCGCAATCACCCAAATTCCCCTTCCCAAACCGGAATCTTCCCAAGCAGAAATTTCCCCAGTCGCAGAAATTGATTTTCCCCAACAGCCAAAAGCTAAACCACGGCGGAAATATCCCTTGATTTTGCAACAAAGTTCATCAGATTGTGGTGCGGCTTGTTTAGCAATGATTAGCCAATATTGGGGTAAACGCTTCCGCCTCAATACTTTACGCAACTTAGCAGCCATCGACTGTACAGGCGCATCTTTAGCGGGTTTAGCCACAGCCGCCCAAACCTTGGGTTACACAACATTACAAGTGAGGGCGAGTTTAACCAAGCTAGAGTCGCAAACTAATCCTTGGATTGCTCACTGGCAAGGCAATCATTATATAGTGGTTTGGCAGATTCAAGGCGATCGCATTTTAATTGCTGACCCAGCGAAGGGGAAAAAATGGCTATCACGCCAAGACTTTGAAGCCAATTGGACAGGATACGCACTTTTATTAAATCCAACCGCCAACTTTCATAGCCGCAACAGCGAGAAACTTTCCTTACGTCCTTATTGGCAGACATTACAGCGCGATCGCCAACTTATTCAATACATTATTCTGGTTTCTCTGATCATGCAAGTCTTTGGGTTAGCGACTCCCTTACTTACCCAAGTTGTTCTCGACCAAATACTATTGCTGAAAAACTTTTCCACATTAAATGCTTTTGTACTCGGCTTTTTATGCTTGGGTGTCTGGGGGATTGTTTTAAATGCACAGCGACAATATTTGCTCGATTATTTTGCCAGTCGCATCGATGTTAATTTAATTGGTGGTTTTGTCAAACATACCTTACAGCTACCATTACAGTTTTTTACCACCCGCCAAGTCGAAGATATTCTCAGCCGCATTCCCGAAAATCTCAAAATTCAACAGTTCTTTACCCGTCGCGCTATTACTAGTCCAATTGATGCGGTGATGATTCTTGTCTATTTTGGGGTGATGGCTAACCTCAATTTGCGACTCACTTTATTAGTTGTGAGTGGAATTATCCCCGTTGTGATGTTGATTGTGGGTGCAAGTTCATTCCTCCAGCAGATATCGCGGGAAGTTTTGCAAACATCCGCCAGCCAAAATTCTGCCACAGGGGAAATCATCACGGGAATTGTCACAGTCAAAACCGCCGCCGCCGAAGCTTCAGTGCAGACATATTGGCAAAAGCAGTTGCTGAAAATGCTCAAGGCGCGGTTACGGGGACAGAAGTTAGCCAATGTCTTACAAATGCTGCGGAATTTAGTTAGTCACATTGCGACAACAGTTGTTTTATGGTGTGGGTTGCAACTAGTCATCACTGGGGATATGTCACTGGGTAAATTGGTGGCGTTCAATATGTTGATGAGTAATGTGATTCATCCTGTGTTGGCATTGGTAGAGTTATGGGATGAATTACCCGCAGTATTCACAGCCCTAGAGCGAGTTAACGATGTCTTAGATTCTCAGCCAGAAGAAAATTCCCAAAAACCTTTACAGGTAATGCCGACAATTCGCGGTGAAGTGCAGTTTGAGAATGTATTTTTCCGCTATCATCCTGATGACCAGCGTCATACTTTGCAAAATGTCTCTTTTCACGTCAAATCAGGGCAAACTGTCGGGATAATTGGTCAGAGTGGTTGCGGTAAAAGCACCTTAGTCAATTTGCTGGCGGGTTTATATCGTCCCGAAAATGGGCGGATTTTAATTGATGGCATTGATATTAGTACGGTATCGCCGCCATCGTTACGCAGTCAAATCGGTTTTGTCCCCCAGGATAACTTTTTGTTTTCCGGCACGATTTTAGAAAATATTACTCTGTATAATCCAGATTTGCATCCTGAACAAGCGATCGCTGCCGCCAAATTAGCCGAAGCTCACAGTTTCATCCGCGAACTACCTTTAGGCTACAACACCCCAGTCGGGGAAAGAGGTTTGCGGCTGTCTGGTGGACAAAAACAAAAAATTGCGATCGCTCGTGCTTTAATTAGTAACCCCAAAATTTTAATTCTAGACGAAGCTACTAGCAGTCTCGACTCTGAATCTGAGCGTTGTTTGTACCAGAAATTAGCTCATTTGAATCAGCACCACACTACTTTTATCATCTCCCATCGCCTTTCTAGTCTGCGCCACACCGACCATATCCTAGTTCTCAACCAAGGTATTTTGGTTGAACAAAGCACCCATCAAAAGTTGATGGCAACCATTGGTCTTGATTAA
- a CDS encoding class I SAM-dependent methyltransferase family protein, whose protein sequence is MPKDWFEWHDLYKTEPRLQQRLEIVREFIAHSLNFSPSGVIRVVSVCAGDGRDLLGTLVNHPRAQDVHARLVELNPQLVERGKATIESLGLTKQIEFINGDATIASNYLGAVPADIVIVCGVFGNLADENELNRLLGNLSFLSKKGAFVIWTRGHSNGIPHSETVRTSLQKAGFAEVNFKLTATGDMGIGIHRYLGENVPEPKEQQFFVFSGIANRAR, encoded by the coding sequence ATGCCAAAAGACTGGTTTGAATGGCACGACCTCTACAAAACAGAACCGAGGTTGCAGCAGCGTTTAGAAATTGTGCGAGAATTTATCGCCCACAGTTTAAATTTCTCTCCATCAGGAGTAATTCGCGTAGTCAGTGTCTGCGCTGGCGATGGACGAGATTTACTCGGAACTTTAGTAAATCACCCACGCGCTCAAGATGTTCACGCACGACTTGTAGAGCTAAATCCCCAACTCGTAGAACGTGGCAAAGCAACTATAGAATCATTAGGTTTAACAAAACAAATTGAGTTTATTAATGGTGATGCAACTATCGCCTCTAACTATCTAGGCGCAGTACCAGCAGACATTGTGATTGTTTGTGGCGTTTTTGGTAATCTTGCCGACGAAAATGAACTCAATCGCTTATTAGGAAATTTGAGTTTCCTGAGTAAAAAAGGTGCTTTTGTCATTTGGACTCGCGGACATTCCAATGGTATTCCCCACTCAGAAACAGTCCGTACATCTTTACAAAAAGCTGGGTTTGCAGAAGTCAACTTTAAGCTGACAGCAACCGGAGATATGGGTATAGGCATTCATCGCTATCTTGGTGAAAATGTCCCTGAACCCAAAGAGCAACAGTTTTTTGTATTTTCTGGCATTGCCAATAGAGCCAGATAA
- a CDS encoding aliphatic sulfonate ABC transporter substrate-binding protein produces MVATFKPQYTNIFHRVTRLLAPGLISIATSFTLISCTQPTPKAETSSTANNVSDVKPAGIKTKVLRMGYQQAGDLVRVTKVLEKRLEPLGVTVEWSQFAQGPQLMEAMNVGKIDLGSVGETPPIFAQAAGAQIVYVVGSRRSENSGRSSAIAVPPDSPIKTLKDIKGQKVVFQKASASHYFILRALEDVGLKYSDIKVLSIPNVEASSAFLEGKIPVWVTGDPHLARAEKLGKARILRDSQGLDSPGGYYIGGKQFAIDNPELLRIVIEEIDKIQRWAEAHPKETAQLIAPFQKLPPDVMDLVISRRSYGLRAISPDLIQEQQRVADYFYKNGLLPKPVNIREAVLTPEQYAAITPATISQK; encoded by the coding sequence ATGGTCGCTACCTTTAAACCCCAATATACAAACATTTTTCATCGTGTTACGCGATTGTTAGCTCCAGGGTTGATTAGCATTGCAACCTCATTCACATTAATCAGTTGCACACAACCAACTCCAAAGGCAGAAACTTCATCTACAGCTAATAATGTCTCTGATGTCAAGCCAGCAGGCATCAAAACCAAAGTCTTGCGGATGGGGTATCAGCAAGCTGGTGATTTAGTCAGGGTGACAAAAGTATTAGAAAAGCGTCTAGAACCTTTGGGGGTGACAGTGGAATGGTCACAATTTGCCCAAGGGCCACAACTGATGGAAGCGATGAATGTGGGCAAAATTGATTTGGGTTCCGTTGGTGAAACGCCTCCCATCTTTGCTCAAGCGGCTGGGGCGCAGATTGTCTATGTTGTTGGTTCACGACGCAGCGAAAATAGTGGTAGAAGCAGTGCGATCGCAGTACCACCAGATTCACCAATTAAGACTTTAAAAGATATCAAAGGACAAAAAGTCGTCTTCCAAAAAGCATCAGCATCTCACTACTTTATTCTCAGAGCTTTAGAAGATGTCGGTTTGAAATATAGCGATATTAAAGTTTTGAGTATCCCCAACGTAGAAGCCAGCAGTGCCTTTCTCGAAGGTAAAATTCCGGTTTGGGTAACAGGTGATCCACATCTAGCCAGAGCCGAAAAACTAGGTAAAGCCAGGATTTTACGAGATTCTCAAGGCCTCGACTCTCCAGGCGGATATTATATTGGTGGCAAACAATTTGCTATAGACAATCCAGAACTTTTGCGAATAGTGATTGAAGAGATTGACAAAATTCAACGCTGGGCTGAGGCGCATCCCAAAGAAACCGCCCAACTCATTGCACCCTTTCAAAAACTACCACCCGACGTGATGGATTTAGTCATTAGCCGCCGTAGTTATGGGTTAAGAGCCATCTCTCCCGATTTAATCCAAGAACAACAGCGAGTAGCTGATTACTTCTATAAAAATGGCTTACTTCCCAAACCTGTGAATATTCGAGAAGCAGTGTTAACCCCAGAGCAGTATGCTGCAATTACCCCAGCCACCATCAGCCAAAAATAG